In the Schistocerca piceifrons isolate TAMUIC-IGC-003096 unplaced genomic scaffold, iqSchPice1.1 HiC_scaffold_1484, whole genome shotgun sequence genome, one interval contains:
- the LOC124734522 gene encoding uncharacterized protein LOC124734522, translating to MNYSHKHSLPVAVLSAIKPTFRCLAEPDLLRKCVHGKTQNPNESYNSLIWKRCPKTTFVSTIIVEIAAYDACLVFNNGNLGRIKTLQRLGFHPGAFTYSILKDIDDKRVAAADITANKIEQQVNQRRQAKKRLLADEEEYAYGLH from the coding sequence ATGAActattcacacaagcacagtttACCTGTGGCTGTTTTAAGTGCTATAAAACCAACATTTAGGTGTTTAGCAGAGCCAGACCTCCTACGAAAGTGTgtgcatggaaagacacaaaaccctaatgaaagttacaactcACTGATTTGGAAACGTTGCCcaaaaacaacatttgtttcaacaattattgttgaaattgctgcatatgatgcttgtttagtttttaacaaTGGTAATCTTGGAAGAATAAAAACTCTACAGAGGCTAGGATTTCATCCAGGAGCTTTCACCTATTCAATATTGAAGGACATCGATGACAAAAGAGTTGCTGCGGCTGATATTACAGCCAATAAAATTGAACAGCAGGTTAACCAAAGAAGACAAGCAAAGAAGAGACTGCTTGCAGATGAAGAGGAGTATGCATATGGCTTGCACTAG